The Gimibacter soli genome includes a region encoding these proteins:
- a CDS encoding phage portal protein codes for MRFLSRLRALRPEAKAAPKPLLARTLPGDAVATPRRYDRLASEAYQQNVVAYRAINLVARGMASIPLEVMVGDVPMDRHPLLDLLRRPNPKLKGAGLLYQMVGFYLIAGNSYALKIGPDGRPPGELWLMRPDTMSVIEGADGVASGYRQTVLGRRQSFEASAMLHWKSFNPLSDWYGMAPLEAAAMAIDAHNEGSRWNLALIQNGGTPSGVLYQEDGGVPLTEAQFAHLKTQVEERHMGPVNAGRPLLLEGGLKWQHMGLSPKDMDWQAAKNMSAREIALAFGVPPQMLGIPDAQTYSNYAEARQSVWEDTIIPLASELVGELNAWLAPEYGPNVRLIMDLDEIPALEPKRQAKFDRLTRADFLTRNEKRAALGYGPNTKEDMDA; via the coding sequence ATGCGATTCCTTTCGCGATTGCGCGCCCTGCGGCCCGAGGCAAAAGCGGCGCCGAAACCCCTTCTGGCCCGGACACTGCCGGGCGATGCCGTCGCGACCCCGCGCCGATATGACCGTCTGGCGAGCGAAGCCTATCAGCAGAATGTCGTCGCCTACCGGGCGATCAATCTGGTCGCGCGCGGGATGGCATCGATCCCGCTGGAGGTGATGGTGGGCGATGTGCCGATGGACCGACATCCGCTCCTTGATCTGTTGCGGCGCCCCAATCCGAAGCTGAAGGGGGCAGGGCTTCTGTACCAGATGGTCGGCTTCTACCTGATCGCCGGCAACAGCTATGCCCTGAAGATCGGCCCCGATGGCCGCCCGCCGGGCGAACTTTGGCTGATGCGGCCCGACACCATGTCGGTGATTGAGGGCGCAGACGGGGTCGCCAGCGGATACCGGCAAACCGTTCTCGGGCGCCGGCAATCCTTCGAGGCGTCGGCGATGCTGCACTGGAAAAGCTTCAATCCCTTGTCGGACTGGTACGGCATGGCGCCCCTGGAGGCGGCGGCGATGGCGATCGATGCCCACAACGAAGGCAGCCGCTGGAACCTCGCCCTCATCCAGAATGGCGGAACCCCCTCTGGCGTCCTCTATCAGGAGGACGGCGGGGTGCCGCTCACCGAGGCGCAGTTCGCCCATCTGAAGACACAGGTGGAAGAACGCCACATGGGGCCGGTGAATGCCGGTCGTCCACTGCTGCTGGAAGGCGGGCTTAAATGGCAGCATATGGGGCTGTCGCCGAAGGATATGGATTGGCAGGCCGCCAAGAATATGAGCGCGCGGGAAATCGCGCTCGCGTTCGGCGTGCCGCCCCAGATGCTCGGTATCCCGGATGCCCAGACCTATTCCAACTATGCCGAGGCCCGGCAATCCGTGTGGGAAGACACGATCATTCCGCTGGCTTCGGAACTGGTCGGTGAGCTTAATGCCTGGCTCGCACCAGAATATGGACCGAACGTTCGGTTGATAATGGATCTGGACGAGATTCCGGCGCTGGAGCCGAAACGGCAAGCAAAGTTCGACCGGCTGACCCGGGCCGATTTCCTGACCCGCAACGAGAAGCGTGCTGCCCTTGGCTATGGCCCCAACACAAAGGAAGACATGGATGCATGA
- a CDS encoding helix-turn-helix domain-containing protein — protein sequence MRTQPWIKDALKQRGFKLKDLAETLGLPPPRISDIVNGTREVQSDEVIPMAEMLGMSVRALLLSLAAGAPVPTQEGAHATLPIRGRLTGSGVLEPLPDDMALREVAVPLDATSPEGLSCYLMGDDSLAQEIRPGSLIIAADPRKHFFPMTPGVILLVSRPGGRIAARQYHRTASGEDWLVPLPEKPNPAYESWPFRLMPGARADSTGADSVGTGDIVAGVLWVTRRYSD from the coding sequence ATGCGCACCCAGCCCTGGATCAAAGACGCCCTCAAACAGCGGGGTTTCAAGTTGAAGGACTTGGCCGAGACCCTCGGCCTGCCACCGCCGCGCATTTCGGATATCGTTAATGGCACCCGCGAGGTCCAGTCGGATGAAGTGATCCCGATGGCCGAGATGCTGGGCATGAGCGTACGCGCCCTGCTCCTCAGCCTCGCCGCCGGTGCGCCCGTCCCGACGCAGGAAGGCGCGCATGCCACCTTGCCGATCCGTGGTCGCCTGACAGGCAGCGGTGTGCTGGAGCCCCTGCCCGATGATATGGCCTTGCGCGAAGTCGCCGTCCCCCTTGATGCGACAAGCCCGGAGGGGCTTTCCTGCTATCTGATGGGGGACGATAGCCTGGCGCAGGAAATCCGGCCCGGCAGCCTCATCATCGCTGCCGACCCGCGCAAGCATTTCTTCCCGATGACGCCGGGCGTGATCCTGCTGGTTTCCCGCCCGGGCGGCCGCATCGCAGCCCGCCAGTATCACCGCACCGCGAGCGGCGAGGACTGGCTCGTGCCCCTGCCCGAGAAACCGAACCCCGCTTACGAAAGTTGGCCTTTCCGCCTGATGCCCGGCGCGCGCGCCGACAGCACAGGTGCCGACAGTGTCGGCACCGGCGATATTGTCGCGGGGGTATTGTGGGTAACGCGGCGCTATTCGGACTAG
- a CDS encoding UDP-2,3-diacylglucosamine diphosphatase has translation MKAAHGSNSSFPALAGQPAQSRFDDDDILAFTAIEGGGLAAALGASALLRGIDGDRAGHEDTHDADDNHASNIRRKGKRHFRAVFVSDVHLGTRSSRADLLHDFLKSITCEKLYLVGDIVDGWRLKKSWYWDTRHNDVIRRVLKMAKSGTDVIYIPGNHDEGLRGFVGHNLAGVSLQMEAVHEGLDGRKFWVIHGDEFDGVVKYARWLAHVGDHAYSLLLKLNTAFNRVRRSLGYPYWSLSAYLKHKVKNAVEYIGKFEEAVAHEAGRRGVQGVICGHIHHAERRMIGDIEYLNDGDWVESCTALVETDAGEWDIIRYADEVAAEEAARPPREGRKRRAARDKVAA, from the coding sequence ATGAAAGCAGCGCATGGTTCGAATAGCAGTTTCCCCGCCCTTGCCGGCCAGCCGGCTCAATCCCGATTTGACGATGACGATATCCTGGCCTTCACCGCCATCGAAGGTGGCGGGCTCGCTGCAGCCCTGGGCGCCAGCGCGCTCCTGAGGGGCATCGACGGCGACCGCGCCGGCCACGAGGATACGCACGATGCGGATGACAATCACGCCAGCAATATCCGCCGCAAGGGCAAGCGCCACTTCCGGGCGGTTTTCGTGTCGGATGTTCACCTCGGCACCCGCTCCTCGCGCGCGGACCTGTTGCATGATTTCCTGAAATCCATCACCTGCGAGAAACTGTATCTGGTGGGCGATATTGTCGATGGCTGGCGCCTGAAAAAATCCTGGTACTGGGATACGCGCCACAATGACGTGATCCGCCGCGTGCTGAAGATGGCGAAATCCGGCACCGATGTGATCTATATCCCCGGCAACCATGACGAGGGCCTGCGCGGCTTCGTTGGCCACAATCTGGCGGGTGTGAGCCTGCAGATGGAAGCCGTGCATGAAGGCCTTGATGGCCGCAAATTCTGGGTCATCCACGGCGACGAGTTTGACGGCGTGGTGAAATATGCCCGCTGGCTCGCCCATGTGGGGGATCATGCCTATTCGCTGCTGCTGAAGCTGAACACCGCCTTCAACCGGGTGCGCCGCTCGCTTGGCTACCCCTACTGGTCGCTGTCGGCTTACCTGAAGCACAAGGTGAAGAATGCCGTTGAATATATCGGCAAGTTCGAAGAGGCGGTCGCTCACGAGGCCGGTCGCCGTGGTGTGCAGGGCGTGATTTGCGGCCATATCCACCATGCCGAACGCCGCATGATCGGCGACATCGAATATCTGAACGATGGCGACTGGGTGGAAAGCTGCACGGCTCTTGTCGAAACCGATGCAGGCGAGTGGGATATCATCCGCTACGCCGATGAAGTGGCCGCCGAAGAAGCCGCCCGCCCGCCGCGCGAAGGCCGCAAGCGCCGCGCCGCGCGCGACAAGGTTGCCGCATGA
- a CDS encoding methyl-accepting chemotaxis protein: protein MRYFDNMRIAVKLPAAVVLFLLLLAASITGAGFIEIRSELDVIIRDRLQAVVSSKRAFFEHYLKTTEQEISVTAESPLVVDALKAMTAGYGAFGSNAESTLQSLYITNNSQGAGARSKLVEAGDGSPYSEAHGQYHPWFLSLQETRGYYDVFLIDAAGEVVYTVFKENDFATSLSAGRYSSTGLARVFKAAMAGGNDAVSFTDFESYAPSNGAPASFIAYPVIDPATGAKIGVLAFQMAIDVMNGILQSSEGMGQSGETYVVGADYLMRTDSRFAKESTILKQKIDTASVRAALQGESGVAWIEDYRGVEVASAYEPITFLGAKWAIIGEIDAEEARAAIVSTGTMMILIAFGAIVLMAAISLFVVRGLTRPISNMVDATKALAEGDTSVAVPHTARGDEIGDMAKAVDVFKRGMIERSRLRDEADKAEKERLAREAAEREAEMERERAAAREEAARAEARAAKAQAMADAIRAFEDQVREQLAGVSGAADDLSRTSEFMSQTAKETNARSAVVASAAEETTVNVQTVAAATEELGASIVEIGRQMAASTSANMQASEKATSTASIMEELAAASQAITDVIDLINDIAEQTNLLALNATIEAARAGDAGKGFAVVAGEVKSLASQTAKATEQIAEQINAVQSQSKSASDAMNEIRRAVSTTAELASAVAAAVEEQQAATQEIARSVQDAAQGTNEVSANISGVAAGSERTQESASTVAGAATELASSTALLKQEIEAFLTRIQEIANS, encoded by the coding sequence ATGCGTTATTTCGACAATATGAGAATCGCCGTCAAACTTCCGGCCGCCGTCGTTCTCTTCCTGCTGCTTCTTGCCGCCAGCATCACCGGCGCCGGCTTCATTGAAATACGAAGCGAACTTGATGTCATCATCCGCGACAGGCTGCAGGCCGTTGTCTCCTCCAAACGGGCCTTCTTCGAGCATTATCTGAAGACGACCGAGCAAGAGATTTCGGTAACCGCCGAAAGCCCGCTCGTGGTCGATGCCCTGAAGGCAATGACCGCCGGCTATGGCGCGTTTGGCAGCAATGCCGAAAGCACGCTCCAGTCGCTTTACATCACCAACAACAGCCAGGGCGCCGGCGCACGATCGAAACTTGTGGAGGCCGGTGATGGCTCGCCCTATTCCGAAGCGCACGGCCAGTATCATCCCTGGTTCCTGAGCCTTCAGGAAACGCGCGGCTATTATGATGTTTTCCTGATCGATGCCGCAGGCGAAGTTGTCTATACCGTCTTCAAGGAAAATGATTTCGCCACCAGCCTGAGCGCCGGTCGCTACAGCAGCACAGGCCTCGCCCGCGTTTTCAAGGCGGCCATGGCCGGTGGCAACGATGCCGTCAGCTTCACGGACTTCGAATCCTACGCCCCCAGCAACGGCGCCCCCGCCAGCTTCATCGCATATCCGGTGATCGACCCAGCGACAGGCGCCAAGATCGGTGTCCTCGCCTTCCAGATGGCGATTGATGTGATGAACGGCATCCTCCAGTCATCCGAAGGTATGGGCCAGTCCGGCGAAACCTATGTGGTTGGCGCGGACTATCTGATGCGCACCGACAGCCGCTTCGCCAAGGAAAGCACGATCCTGAAGCAGAAGATCGATACCGCTTCTGTCCGCGCCGCCCTGCAGGGCGAAAGCGGGGTCGCATGGATCGAGGATTATCGCGGGGTCGAGGTTGCCTCGGCCTATGAGCCTATCACCTTCCTTGGCGCCAAATGGGCCATCATCGGCGAGATTGATGCGGAAGAGGCCCGCGCCGCCATCGTCTCCACCGGCACCATGATGATCCTGATCGCCTTCGGCGCCATCGTGCTGATGGCCGCCATTTCGCTCTTTGTCGTGCGCGGCCTTACCCGCCCGATCAGCAACATGGTGGATGCGACAAAGGCACTGGCCGAGGGCGATACATCTGTCGCTGTCCCCCACACCGCGCGGGGCGATGAAATCGGCGACATGGCAAAGGCCGTCGATGTGTTCAAACGCGGCATGATCGAACGTTCCCGCCTGCGCGACGAGGCCGACAAGGCCGAGAAGGAGCGCCTCGCACGGGAAGCCGCCGAACGCGAGGCCGAGATGGAGCGCGAACGCGCTGCGGCGCGCGAGGAAGCGGCCCGCGCCGAAGCCCGCGCCGCCAAAGCGCAGGCGATGGCAGACGCCATCCGTGCGTTCGAGGATCAGGTCCGCGAGCAGCTGGCCGGTGTTTCCGGTGCCGCCGATGACCTCAGCCGTACCTCGGAATTCATGTCGCAAACCGCGAAGGAAACGAATGCCCGGTCCGCCGTTGTTGCGTCTGCCGCCGAAGAGACAACAGTGAATGTGCAAACGGTCGCGGCGGCAACCGAAGAACTCGGCGCCTCGATTGTCGAGATCGGTCGACAGATGGCAGCCTCCACGTCCGCCAACATGCAGGCGTCCGAAAAGGCGACCTCCACCGCTTCCATCATGGAAGAGCTTGCCGCCGCCTCGCAGGCCATCACCGATGTGATCGACCTGATCAATGACATTGCCGAACAGACCAACCTTCTGGCGCTCAATGCCACCATCGAGGCCGCCCGTGCGGGCGACGCTGGCAAGGGCTTCGCGGTCGTCGCCGGTGAAGTCAAATCACTCGCCAGCCAGACGGCCAAGGCAACCGAGCAGATTGCCGAACAGATCAATGCGGTCCAAAGCCAGAGCAAATCGGCATCCGATGCGATGAACGAAATTCGCCGGGCCGTCAGCACCACGGCAGAACTTGCGTCCGCCGTGGCGGCGGCGGTTGAGGAACAACAGGCTGCCACGCAGGAAATCGCCCGAAGCGTTCAGGACGCCGCCCAGGGCACCAATGAGGTCAGCGCCAATATCTCCGGTGTCGCAGCGGGGTCGGAGCGTACGCAGGAATCGGCGAGCACCGTGGCAGGTGCGGCGACCGAGCTTGCCTCCAGCACCGCACTTCTGAAGCAGGAAATCGAGGCATTCCTCACGCGCATTCAGGAGATTGCGAACAGCTGA
- a CDS encoding N-formylglutamate amidohydrolase, with amino-acid sequence MANSDPLQFEAIRGGEVPPPFHLHRPKDAERPFLIAVPHSGRFYPSSLVDASPLDGTGLRQSEDAYVDHIFAGLPETGATMIVATHARAYVDLNRAADELDPDMFHPVLDEATVRRTPRVKAGLGTIPAIVSRGAPIYAGPLPAREALHRVRSVHTPYHAKVRSTLDQLRDRHGRAILVDCHSMPSAENVSGGRRFGWGPARSWPDIVLGDCWGEACDRELTALAEDIFLRAGFTVRRNVPYSGGYATQHYGAPRSGVHALQIELCRGLYMDEATLEPLPAMPEVAARLGNGLAELVRTYDTDLRLAAE; translated from the coding sequence ATGGCAAACAGCGATCCATTGCAGTTCGAGGCGATCCGGGGGGGCGAGGTTCCACCACCCTTCCATTTGCATCGCCCGAAGGATGCCGAACGCCCCTTTCTGATTGCTGTGCCGCACAGCGGGCGCTTCTATCCGTCTTCCCTCGTGGACGCTTCGCCGCTTGACGGTACGGGCCTTCGCCAGAGCGAAGATGCCTATGTCGACCATATTTTTGCAGGTCTGCCTGAAACGGGTGCCACGATGATCGTGGCGACGCATGCGCGGGCCTATGTCGACCTCAACCGGGCGGCGGACGAGCTGGACCCTGATATGTTCCACCCCGTGCTTGACGAGGCCACGGTGCGCCGCACGCCGCGGGTGAAGGCGGGGCTCGGCACCATTCCGGCTATCGTATCGCGCGGGGCGCCGATCTATGCAGGGCCGCTGCCGGCGCGTGAAGCCCTGCACCGGGTGCGGAGCGTGCATACGCCCTATCACGCCAAGGTGCGCTCGACACTGGATCAGCTGCGTGACCGGCATGGGCGTGCCATTCTCGTGGACTGCCATTCGATGCCATCGGCCGAGAATGTGAGCGGCGGTCGTCGCTTCGGCTGGGGACCGGCGCGGTCCTGGCCTGATATCGTGCTGGGTGATTGCTGGGGCGAGGCCTGCGACCGCGAACTGACGGCGCTTGCCGAAGATATCTTCCTGCGGGCCGGTTTCACCGTACGCCGCAACGTGCCCTATTCGGGCGGCTATGCCACCCAGCATTACGGCGCCCCGCGCAGCGGTGTGCATGCCTTGCAGATCGAACTGTGCCGCGGCCTTTATATGGACGAGGCAACCCTCGAACCCCTGCCGGCGATGCCCGAAGTGGCAGCCCGCCTTGGCAACGGCCTCGCCGAACTGGTGCGCACCTACGACACCGACCTGCGCCTCGCCGCCGAATAA
- a CDS encoding DNA-packaging protein, producing MKSSLARFSRPALKKLIRGLSDEETALLFYDWPFWARPEQLAPAGDWRCWLVLAGRGFGKTRSGSEWVRGLVEGGAARRLALVAPTLGDARAVMVEGESGLLAISPPWARPVFEPSKRLLTWPNGAVATLFGAEEPDRLSGPQFDAAWCDELCAWGRADETLDMLRFGLRLGDAPRLLVTTTPRPMPLLKRLMADRATAVTRGRTRDNSANLAAGFLDEITRKYGGTRLGRQELDAEILEDTPGALFARDRIETLRVSGVPEMQRIVVALDPPVTSGETADECGLVAAGLGVDGHGYVLADQSSRGLTPLEWAARAVDLYHELQADRIVAEGNQGGDLVPALIGQVDASVPVKRVHARVGKRLRAEPVAALYEQGRVHHTACFPALEDQMANFTGSLPGGASPDRLDALVWALTDLMLTQPVNLNMRML from the coding sequence ATGAAAAGCTCGCTCGCCAGATTCTCGCGCCCGGCGCTGAAGAAACTGATCCGGGGGCTGAGTGACGAGGAAACTGCCCTCCTGTTTTACGATTGGCCCTTCTGGGCGCGGCCCGAACAGCTTGCCCCGGCGGGTGACTGGCGGTGCTGGCTGGTGCTGGCCGGGCGAGGCTTCGGGAAAACGCGATCAGGGTCCGAATGGGTGCGCGGCCTTGTCGAGGGCGGTGCAGCGCGAAGGTTAGCGCTTGTGGCGCCGACGCTGGGTGATGCGCGAGCGGTGATGGTGGAAGGTGAAAGTGGCCTTCTCGCGATTTCGCCGCCATGGGCTCGCCCGGTGTTCGAGCCCTCGAAACGTTTGCTGACTTGGCCGAACGGGGCGGTTGCTACGCTGTTCGGTGCTGAAGAGCCTGACCGGCTGAGCGGTCCACAGTTTGACGCTGCGTGGTGCGACGAGCTTTGCGCCTGGGGGCGGGCGGACGAGACGCTCGACATGCTGCGGTTCGGACTGCGGCTGGGAGATGCCCCCCGGCTGCTTGTTACCACCACACCCCGCCCCATGCCGCTATTGAAGCGGCTGATGGCGGACAGGGCGACAGCGGTGACGCGGGGGCGGACCCGGGACAATAGCGCCAATCTTGCTGCCGGGTTCCTGGATGAAATCACCCGCAAATATGGCGGCACGCGACTGGGCCGGCAGGAACTGGACGCTGAAATTCTGGAAGATACGCCGGGCGCGCTTTTCGCCCGCGACCGGATCGAGACGCTGCGGGTTTCTGGTGTGCCCGAGATGCAGCGGATTGTCGTGGCGCTCGACCCGCCTGTCACGTCTGGCGAGACAGCGGACGAGTGCGGACTTGTGGCCGCCGGGCTCGGGGTGGATGGGCATGGTTATGTGCTTGCGGACCAATCGTCACGCGGGCTTACGCCGCTTGAGTGGGCGGCGAGGGCGGTGGATCTTTACCACGAATTGCAGGCCGACCGGATTGTCGCGGAAGGCAATCAGGGCGGCGATCTTGTGCCGGCCCTGATCGGACAGGTGGACGCGAGCGTGCCGGTGAAGCGGGTGCATGCCCGCGTTGGCAAACGGCTGCGGGCTGAACCCGTGGCGGCCCTTTATGAACAGGGCAGGGTGCACCACACCGCCTGTTTCCCCGCCCTTGAAGACCAGATGGCCAATTTCACCGGCAGCTTGCCGGGCGGCGCGAGCCCTGACCGGCTGGATGCGCTGGTCTGGGCGCTGACCGACCTGATGCTGACCCAACCCGTCAACCTGAACATGAGGATGCTTTGA
- a CDS encoding proprotein convertase P-domain-containing protein, producing MNDGIDAFSFEQILVGRVNGSGLTFQSNFGSNLHITAPLVSSFKDQAVLTTDISGDGGYVYSVGGMAAGSEGRQSADVHFSGFVNAGYDLSELGLDSGDYMWGTGTSSTAPIVSGVVALMLEASENNIFGNELGWRDVQEILAITGKHTGSGLGKAASGNEHRPWTVNGSDMVNGAGLHHSDDYGFGIIDAHAAVRLAETWGMTHTSSNQKTVELSKNLSSSFSYGKPVSVEFTVSSGQSLDLDVAQLAFTLRHDDVRELQITLVSPDGTKSVLIDTPGLTSGDTYKFHEKTNFDWQATSRAFWGEESAGTWTVIVEDMVDNGNGGAVSELTLMLQGDTASDNDTYYFTDDWRLMKAYTGKLAVIGDGAGTDAINAAALMEGVMIDLRPGQTSLIGGEAAFKVAAGAVITSAIGTDQADRLIGSARADTLYGMQGDDNLNGDAGNDTLIGGAGNDVLVGKAGADRMEGGDGNDQLWAGAGDDMADIVLGGRGNDTLGGGSGNDLLVGGSGTDLIFGSIGDDTIWVGDENSQSETTSNTAWGGDGNDRIHGGAGADTLAGGKGDDTLIGGDGNDIFYGGKGDDNDTGRNDVIEGGAGNDTIYGGVGADDLDGGTGNDQLWGGLGNDTLTGGGGDDTFVFQSGTGSDTITDFKTADDILDLAGTSAAITTTAALKAAASSVSGGITIDLGGGDSLTLKGLTMGDLDDVVFAG from the coding sequence TTGAATGACGGTATTGACGCCTTCTCCTTCGAGCAGATTCTGGTAGGCCGGGTGAATGGTAGCGGTCTTACTTTTCAGTCCAACTTCGGCTCCAACCTCCACATCACGGCCCCTCTGGTTTCAAGCTTCAAAGATCAGGCTGTCCTGACCACCGATATCAGCGGGGACGGCGGCTATGTCTATTCCGTCGGCGGTATGGCGGCGGGCAGCGAAGGCCGGCAATCGGCCGATGTGCATTTCTCCGGTTTCGTGAATGCCGGTTACGACCTCTCCGAGCTTGGCCTCGATAGCGGCGATTATATGTGGGGAACGGGGACCAGTTCCACGGCCCCTATCGTTTCGGGCGTTGTGGCGCTGATGCTGGAAGCGTCGGAGAACAATATCTTCGGCAACGAACTCGGCTGGCGGGATGTGCAGGAGATCCTCGCCATCACGGGCAAGCATACCGGCAGCGGGCTCGGCAAGGCGGCCTCAGGGAACGAACATCGGCCATGGACGGTGAACGGGTCCGATATGGTGAACGGTGCTGGCCTCCATCATTCCGATGATTATGGCTTCGGGATCATTGATGCCCATGCAGCGGTGCGATTGGCCGAGACCTGGGGCATGACGCATACGAGCAGCAACCAGAAGACGGTGGAGCTATCCAAGAATCTGAGCAGCAGCTTCAGCTACGGCAAGCCGGTGAGTGTCGAGTTCACGGTGTCGTCGGGCCAGTCGCTTGATCTGGATGTCGCCCAGCTTGCCTTCACGCTCAGGCACGATGACGTGCGGGAACTGCAGATCACCCTCGTCTCGCCGGATGGCACCAAATCTGTCCTCATTGACACCCCCGGCCTCACCTCGGGCGACACCTACAAGTTCCACGAAAAGACAAACTTTGACTGGCAGGCCACCAGCCGTGCCTTCTGGGGCGAGGAGAGTGCAGGCACCTGGACGGTAATCGTCGAGGATATGGTCGATAACGGCAATGGCGGCGCGGTATCGGAACTGACCTTGATGCTGCAGGGCGACACGGCCAGCGACAACGACACCTATTATTTTACCGACGACTGGCGGCTGATGAAGGCCTATACGGGCAAGCTCGCCGTGATCGGGGATGGGGCCGGCACGGATGCCATCAATGCGGCGGCCCTGATGGAAGGCGTGATGATCGACCTCAGACCCGGCCAGACGAGCCTGATTGGCGGGGAAGCTGCCTTCAAGGTGGCGGCGGGTGCGGTGATCACCAGTGCCATCGGCACCGATCAGGCCGACCGGCTGATCGGCAGCGCACGAGCCGACACGCTTTATGGCATGCAGGGCGATGACAACCTGAACGGCGACGCCGGCAATGACACGCTGATCGGGGGTGCCGGGAATGATGTGCTGGTCGGCAAGGCCGGCGCCGACCGGATGGAAGGCGGCGACGGCAATGATCAGCTCTGGGCCGGGGCCGGGGACGACATGGCTGATATTGTGCTCGGCGGCAGGGGCAACGACACCCTTGGTGGCGGGTCAGGCAATGACCTGCTGGTCGGTGGATCGGGTACTGATCTGATCTTCGGCAGCATCGGGGACGACACCATCTGGGTGGGGGACGAGAACAGCCAGTCCGAGACCACATCCAACACCGCATGGGGTGGGGACGGGAATGACCGTATCCATGGCGGGGCAGGCGCCGACACGCTCGCCGGCGGCAAGGGCGATGACACCCTGATCGGTGGCGACGGAAACGATATCTTCTATGGCGGCAAGGGTGACGACAACGACACCGGCCGCAACGATGTGATCGAGGGCGGGGCCGGCAACGATACGATCTATGGCGGCGTCGGCGCTGACGATCTTGATGGTGGCACCGGCAATGACCAGCTCTGGGGCGGGCTTGGCAATGATACGCTGACCGGCGGCGGCGGGGACGACACCTTCGTCTTCCAGTCCGGCACCGGCAGTGACACCATCACCGACTTCAAGACAGCCGACGACATACTGGACCTTGCCGGCACCAGCGCCGCCATAACCACGACGGCCGCGCTCAAGGCCGCTGCCAGCAGCGTATCAGGCGGCATTACCATTGACCTCGGCGGGGGTGACAGCCTGACGCTCAAGGGGCTCACGATGGGCGACCTTGATGATGTGGTGTTCGCGGGGTGA
- a CDS encoding glycosyltransferase family 4 protein → MRICIVTDAWHPQVNGVVRTLDTLRRTLRAEGHRVFMLSPRHFTTVPCPSYPEIRLSLNIPFRVAAMIEGFRPDAIHIATEGPLGWAARRYCLKHGLPFTTAYHTAFPDYIAARTHLPASWFYPLFRRFHGASKGVLVATPSVRRDLADHGFERLVPWSRGVDTSVFYPRSDAEAAEMIARVCPGVDLASLPRPIQLYVGRVAVEKNVEAFLAADVPGTRLVVGDGPALASLKQRFPDAIFTGALFGDDLATAYSLADVFVFPSKTDTFGLVLIEALACGTPVAAYPVQGPVDVLGPEGRGGGALPVGVSPAARPAACLDDDLATAIRGALVFDRDACLDLARRFSWQTVARQFVASLQGISCFAEEARPAA, encoded by the coding sequence ATGCGTATCTGTATCGTCACTGATGCATGGCACCCGCAAGTGAACGGCGTGGTTCGCACGCTGGATACCCTGCGGCGCACGCTCCGCGCTGAAGGGCACCGGGTTTTCATGCTGTCGCCCCGGCATTTCACGACGGTGCCGTGCCCGAGCTATCCCGAGATCCGGCTTTCCCTGAATATCCCGTTCCGCGTGGCGGCGATGATCGAGGGCTTCCGGCCGGACGCCATCCATATCGCGACCGAAGGTCCGCTTGGCTGGGCCGCACGGCGTTATTGCCTGAAGCACGGCCTGCCCTTTACCACGGCCTATCACACGGCCTTCCCCGATTATATTGCCGCGCGGACCCATCTGCCGGCGTCGTGGTTTTACCCGCTGTTCCGGCGTTTCCACGGGGCGAGCAAGGGCGTGCTTGTGGCCACACCTTCGGTACGCCGCGACCTTGCAGATCATGGCTTCGAGCGGCTGGTGCCCTGGAGCCGCGGGGTGGACACATCAGTTTTCTATCCGCGCAGTGATGCCGAGGCGGCAGAAATGATCGCCCGCGTTTGCCCGGGCGTCGACCTTGCCAGCCTGCCGCGCCCGATCCAGCTCTATGTGGGCCGGGTGGCGGTCGAGAAGAATGTCGAGGCCTTTCTGGCGGCTGATGTGCCGGGTACCCGGCTTGTGGTCGGCGACGGCCCAGCGCTTGCCTCGCTGAAGCAGCGTTTCCCTGATGCCATCTTCACCGGCGCGCTGTTTGGTGATGATCTCGCAACCGCCTACAGCCTTGCCGATGTTTTCGTGTTCCCGAGCAAGACCGATACCTTCGGCCTTGTGCTGATCGAGGCGCTCGCCTGCGGCACGCCGGTGGCAGCCTACCCCGTGCAGGGGCCCGTTGATGTGCTGGGGCCCGAAGGCCGTGGTGGCGGTGCCTTGCCAGTCGGGGTCAGCCCGGCGGCGCGGCCTGCGGCCTGCCTTGATGATGATCTCGCCACCGCCATTCGCGGCGCATTGGTCTTTGACCGTGACGCCTGCCTCGATCTTGCCCGCCGGTTCAGTTGGCAGACGGTTGCCCGCCAGTTTGTGGCGTCGCTTCAGGGAATTTCCTGCTTTGCCGAGGAAGCCCGCCCGGCGGCGTGA